Proteins from a genomic interval of Chryseobacterium indologenes:
- a CDS encoding NAD(P)-binding domain-containing protein: MAKKKIISESSNPKKNKKDVSVGVVGSGSFATAIVKMLVENCKVVHWCVRSEFVKGAIELRGHNPTYLTAAHFNLKSLKLTTDINELVSACDVIVLATPSIYLSDALDKMTCDYSDKIFVSAIKGIIPRVNDVVAHYLRDEFKIGFRNQAVIAGPCHAEEVAMERLSYLTIATVEDEIAEKLENVFSSDFIKVHTSKDILGNEYSAILKNIFAIGAGIASGLGYGDNFTAVFVSNAIREMETFLEAIYEAPRDVNESAYLGDLLVTAYSLFSRNRNLGNLIGKGYTVKSAIQSMNMVAEGYYAADSIYKTAKQKNLKLPIIDTVYAILYEGKNAEKQFKKLTAKLN; encoded by the coding sequence ATGGCTAAAAAGAAAATAATTTCAGAATCTTCGAATCCAAAAAAGAATAAAAAGGATGTTTCTGTTGGGGTAGTAGGAAGCGGAAGTTTTGCTACTGCTATCGTAAAAATGTTGGTTGAAAACTGTAAAGTAGTACATTGGTGCGTAAGAAGTGAGTTTGTAAAAGGGGCTATTGAACTTCGTGGGCATAATCCTACCTACCTTACTGCTGCCCACTTTAACCTTAAAAGTTTAAAACTGACGACAGATATCAATGAGCTGGTCTCTGCCTGCGATGTCATTGTCTTGGCAACACCTTCGATTTATCTTTCGGATGCGTTGGATAAAATGACGTGTGATTATTCAGACAAAATTTTTGTTTCAGCTATTAAAGGGATTATTCCGAGAGTAAATGATGTGGTTGCTCATTATCTTCGTGATGAATTTAAAATAGGATTCAGAAATCAGGCTGTAATTGCCGGTCCTTGCCATGCAGAAGAAGTGGCAATGGAGAGGCTGTCATATCTTACGATTGCAACAGTAGAAGACGAGATCGCTGAAAAGCTTGAAAATGTTTTCAGTTCAGATTTTATTAAAGTACATACGAGTAAGGACATTTTAGGTAACGAATACAGTGCTATTCTTAAAAATATTTTTGCCATTGGAGCGGGTATTGCCAGTGGGTTAGGATATGGAGACAACTTTACGGCAGTCTTTGTGTCTAATGCCATCCGTGAAATGGAAACTTTTCTCGAAGCAATTTATGAAGCTCCCAGAGATGTAAACGAAAGTGCTTACCTTGGAGATCTTTTGGTAACGGCCTATTCTCTTTTCTCAAGAAACAGGAACCTGGGTAACCTTATTGGAAAAGGATACACTGTAAAATCAGCTATTCAATCCATGAATATGGTGGCAGAAGGGTATTATGCTGCTGACTCGATTTATAAAACAGCAAAGCAGAAGAATCTTAAGTTACCTATCATTGATACTGTTTATGCTATTTTATATGAAGGTAAAAATGCAGAGAAGCAATTTAAAAAACTGACGGCAAAGCTGAATTAA